cacgggccgcggtgtacgggtatgcaccacaggagagagagagagagagagagagaggaaaacgtTTATTGGGTGGCCAGTAAGTgaatgtgggagggtcccttattccagaaaccctctggcctggaccgcctGCCGGACCCGCGCGACGAGTTGACGCTGGTCGACCAGGTCCGGCTTGGAGATCGCACAGGtaattaacagtttatatctacttaggaacggcgagaacagacattggtaatttaaattcgagagcgttaagaaaaaccgacatcagcagccttgacccgacgaatggaaagtatAAAggttaggatctcagcaggaatcgaacccaagcattctgcttggcaatcaggtattctaccacagagccacgccaggtcgatAAAGTggtctggaaaaacagcctatgcaggcgtaatgtcggtgcagcgtcaattggggtcttggtgctggctatctaattttacaagaaagcaatatattAATAGTACAtatatatactcctacgatgcaggcgtcatatcagattaacgtccgtggttccagtgctggctccgcttttataacagtctaataaacattacatctgtattcctatgattcagcaagctatattgaagcattgctttaagaaagttacgtgtgagattcacatgattgcaccataggtgcccttagtttcgataatactggcgtatgtgctctaacgtaagggctcacgttacgtcgcaccatgagTTGCGcttgaaacgccagtgttgaAGACGTGtctggtaaacccacgatgtgcacacagctactacacttaccaaaacacgtcgatccaccacgTGAAacttgactcaaagccaaaaagacagcatagaagtactcgctgacttcttcacatgaaagcgattcccacaacgcgtgggaactTCCGAATTTTTGTGATACGTTTTCTTTTACTGAGAACGTATAAAGCTGTGATAAGCCCACGGAATTTCGCACACGCTTTTACAATCCTGTCACGTATGCACTCCGCTGGTGAATAATGGAGTCAGCAGAATTGAGCGTCCTCACACGGGTATTTATATACAATGCGCTTATAGCTGTTTTTGCAAGTTCTCATAATTTGCGTACGACACTACAACACTTCCGTCGCTTGACGTCGCGGCCTTGGGCCGCGTTACCTTTCGTCGGccgatttttatttaaaaaaaaagcaacgtttTCCGTTCTAGCTTACTGCGTAAGCACTTcctcaactgttttttttttactaacatTTATGCTGCGTCATTCATGTAGATGTAGTCGCTTTCCTACACTGTACTGCGTGTCTCACGTAAGAGCTCGGCTttgagggagagaaggaaaatcCACGGTGATACAGTGCTTACGGTATTGGACTGCTgtcacgaaggtcgcgggttcgaccgcggccgcgccggtcgcatttcgaaggtggcgaaatgttagaggcccgtgtgtacttagacgcgcgttaaagaaccccagctggacGAAATTCATCCGAAACCCTGGACCACGGCGCGCATTATAATCATATCGGGTATTTTGGGTACGTAAAACTACAGATATTATTACTCGAGGAAAAGGCGAAGAAAATGCAAGGATGTTAGCCAAGTTGCATCTGGTGCTTTTTATTCGAGCAGTAGCagcgagaagaaaagaaaaagaaaccattAGTCGCACTGTTTTCAATACAACAAGAACGAGGAGAGGCTGTGTTTAAAGGTACCAGGCACTGAAGTTTttgaaatagtaaaaaaaaaaaagccggcagatcccacgcattgtgggaatcgatgtaatgcgaagcagccagcaaagagctgcatacatcgtcttgtatgtcattgaggaaaatgcgtgtcatggttttcatgttaacttctattatttatgttcgtcacgcagtaacgtcgcgcaataccaacttcggggtcgatcaagctagagaaacggccgccagcgccccatgagcgtggcacgcaagtcatgctgcacatgatatacgtgtcatgactttcatgttaactcgtgtttttatgttcctcacacggtcacgtcgcaagatctcCACCTCGACTCCACCTCGACTTCCTGTTTGTTGTTATGGGGTACATCGAAAGCTCCAGGCTTCAGCTCGAGTAAATAGACAAGAGGCGGCATGAACAATCGATTTAGCGTGTtttattgtatgaaaacaaaaagaaatctaCTTGACGTTCAAGACTGGCATAAGGGGCAGCCAGCTGCTCCTCGAAATCAAAACAacaatacgcaaaaaaaaaaagcgcaacaaAGAAAGCAGCGAGTACAGTGTGTCAAAACAAATCGTGTTCCGTGCGCCTATGTAGCAAAGCGCGTCACATCCGATAGCATGTGCCCGCGAAGGGTAAAATGCACAAAAAGTATGTCCAATAGGACTTAATTTTTCTAAAGAAATAAAAACTCCGTGTATTTCATACAATTATTGACATATACGGGCTTTGATTACAGGAAGAGTTCAGGCAGCCGCGCTTTATTTATCCGTGCGTACTTTCCTGTAGAGGAATTTTGAGTATTGGGTCTAACGGTAGCGCTGCCTAATATTTTAGTGATCTCTACCTGACtcccttccccagcacagggtagccagccagtCTGAGAACTGGCCaacctctctgtctctctcttcctcctcctcctatcaCGGGGAAAATTTCGACATTCCGTTGCTTCTCTGCATGCTTGGCAGGTCTGCCCTATCAAGTATCAACTGAGCAATGTAAATAATTGTAACCAGCCTAAATACTGCTGTTTGCTACGCTTGCAAACAGAGCACAGAGCGATATACATTATGACTGAACACAACTTGATGTTTATGTTCCCGCACTTACTCCTACACTTATGTGTCCGTTCAAGGGAAAGACGACTAGAGCCATAGGGCATTATATCGCACTGTTCGTATTCCGAAATTTCGTTAATTCCAAAATTTGAATGTACTTTCATTTCGAATCTATCGTACGCACAAAGATTCAATAATGATTGGAGGGATGGTGAGTTAGCGAAAACTGCACACATGGAACACAAAATTTACTGACTCAAGTAATACTTAACAGAATGCATTTCTTCGCAACAAATATCAGTCCTACTTTCACCATTATTCACCTGTCTTCACCAAGCCATCACAATGATATCGATTTGTTATCGGCACACGCCACTGCACACTCTGTCGACGTCTGCTGGGCAGTAGCTGGGTGTCACTTTTTTCCGTCGCTGCAACAAGGTCCAGGAGATCATGAACATGCCCTCAAGCAACGTCTCTACGTCGACAAGGGCAGTCTTCAGAGGCTTCTTGGGGACCCTGTGCTCCTCACTGCATGAACTCGAAGCCTTCGTCTCAAGGCTTCGGCGCCCACGATGTAATCGAACGGGACGCCGATTCCGTTTGCGTTTGTCTGAGGGGGAAGAGTTGGTATCACAGGCAGCGGCACGCTGCGGCCCGTCATTGCGATGCCTGCCACGGGTAGCTCTTGCCTCTGTGGGAACCTCGGAAGCGGTGTTGAAAACGGCCTGCGCACGGGAGGCGCCGGTGCCACGGCCTCCGCCTTCACCATGGTGACGCCACCAGCTGGGTTGACTCGTACAGCCAGGTAATCGTCGGGGAAGTACACGCCCGAAAACCTGCGCGAAATGGTCGTTGAATGTCGTTTGCGGCAGAATATGCGATAAAACGTTGATCTGCGCAGTTACTCAAACCGATTCTTTTGTCTGCGTTTCTCTTTGGACAGTGAGATAAAGTGTAGTCGTAAAGTGATCACGCATCCCTGCACGTAAGCCTTAGTGGTGTCTCGCGATggtgccgcaaaaaaaaaaaaacgaaaaaataaaacagCTGAGTTATATGAAAGATGGAAGTTGTTTCCCAGTGTTTTCTGCATGATTAGTATGATCTAAAATAGTAACTATATGCGTTATTGTCTCAGTAAAGAAGCTTTGTTATGGTTTGTTGGTTCAGCATCATGGTGAACATTTAGGACCAGTGAAAGcgtgacgtcgctatgacgtcatataacgtgacgtcacgtgatgacttcatcatacgacatagtcgcttggtcaaacgtgggctgcaataccacgtgaggtgcagaaagctgctaTGCGTACGATCCTGGAGGCGGATGGATCAGTACAAACCACTGAGAAGAAGGGCGAGGAGGAGgtgtctttcgccttcgaaaTGTCTTAGGCGAATTCACAAGGCACCGTGTGACTTTTCTGCGCCCTCGTGAGAGTCACCTGTTCTCGAAGAGGTCAGTCACGCGGTAGCCAAGCGGGTGGAAGAGGCCCAGCGTCCTCAGCTGCGTGATGTGTTCTCGAGTGGTGCCCATGATGTTTCTGTTGAAGAAGACCACCGCGTACGAGTATCCAGACACGCCCACCACGGGGGTCACCGGACGGATCCACGTCTCCACACCGTCTTcctgtttaaaaaaaagagaattcaAAATGAACTGAAGAAGAAATTTCCTGCTGGCGAGTTGCCAAATAGTACGTAAACATTCTTTACAATTTCACTATTTAACCAACGTATACCAACATATAAGACAACAATAGCCAATATTATCCAACACTAGCTTGTAAGGTGCGGTCACTTGTTGCAGGAACGGTACTGTACTGTTCTGCCTCCTTTTCCTAGtaacatgacattgtcgcatatGCCTGCATAAGATCTAACGCCTTCATATGCACCGTAATGCGGCATCTTACGGACGAGCACGTACTGTTTTCCGAGAGAAGTAGCCCTAAAATGcacatggaaaaaaagaaaaactaacaACTATTTGCATTCATCTAACGAGTAGCATCTATGTAGTACCAAATATTTCTTGTCTATAGAGGGCTGCAACAAATGCTTTTAGCGGATGCACGCTTTGGTGAACTTGCAAAAGGTGTTCAACACCACCGTTTAACACTACCCTGTCATGCGTTCTGAATATGCGTCATTCATTACGTCTAAATGCTACCTACGTACTTCGCTCCTTAAATCAAGCCCAAAAAAAGCCAACACTCGGCTTCTCCGTGGCAAGATATTCATAGTTATTCTATGTATGGGGAGCTCCTCGACGGTTGTTGGTTGTCAAAGGGCGGCGGGCAACAGCAGGCTGGTTTGGCCTCGCATGCATAGCCGGGAAATGTTTCGCCTTAGCCTCTCGTGAGTTGATAGCTAGGTTGTGTCAACAGGTGTTCATCAGCCCCGTGCCTCACAAGAAGGTAATCAGCAGTCGGTTGAATTCACCACAAAAGTAGGTTTACGCACGTAAGTGGTGGGGATGGTAAATGCAGGCACCTTGTTTGACCCGCCGCGTCTATTCGCTGAGGAGTCACGTTCGTGTTGTGACTTTTGCGTGAAAGAAACGAGGCAGGTCGAGCTAAATAAAGGCTGCTTCGAGGATCAGGACATCGACCTTCCTATGCAGACTGTGCCCGTCCGAGCACAAAGAAGGCAGCTCACCTTACAACCCACGTGAAAAAAGAAATGAGATGGCGCAAGGCCGATGTGCTAACAGGGCACAGCAACTTCGCTTATGCACGTTCCGTTCATATGAAAGATGCGATGGTCCGTGATCAAGTGCGATATAACTTTCCAGCgaagcacttttctttttctgctggCTGAGGGTCTCTACGGAACAATGCTGTGACAGCGAAGATCTAATAAAAATCAAGCTGATGGTTATCATGTGAAACTTTTGAGTGCGATACACGGTGTCCTCGCACTAAGTGTTACTCTAAGAGGAAGGGGATGGGgtttctattaaaagaaaaagaaaaaaaaaacttgggggCTTCCATCTAAGTGAATGGCAACAGATAACTTGTTTCTCTCAGCAATCAAGCACTTAAAAAACAGTTAAAATCTAGTGGACACAGAAAGCATTTGTTTTGTTGggcctttcatttttttaaataatgaCCTAGAAAATCactaaattaaaaaagaaaagaaacgaggcTCTGTAGTTTAGAACTCTGTAACTCTTCAATGAAAAATTATGCAATAATTCTGAAAATCGCACCTTATAACGCATCTAAAGCGACAAAAATGCTGCATTATGCAACCCCCTGCCGCATTCCTCGAATTTGTACATTAAACTCTTTCAATACCTTAAGTTTATGTAATCTGCGAATTATTTTGTATATTATCCGCTTTAGGCGCTCCAGTAGATGTAATTTGCACCGAAACAGGTATTGCAATTTTGGAGCGTTACAAAGTTGTAAACTTCGTGCGTCAGTATTTTTTGTACTGAACAGTTACTCACTTTTATTAAATATTCCAGACCCTAAATTAAAATACGCCTTCGCAGAGTGACGCATTGGAGCTGAATCCGAGTTAAAAGTATCTTCTTAATTCTAAAGGAGCAATATCAGGACGACACACAGACATTGGCCTGCGacttctacacatacacaagaCAAGAAGATTTTGATTTCCTTTTCTCATTAGAAAAAGCCATTACAAAttacatgcatatatacatgTCATGATTAAGCGTGTTGGATGAAAATGTTATGCATTGCAATTTCAAGGGTCCTAAAGTGCAAGGAAAAATGGGCATTGTTGAATTGACGCAGACTAAACACTTATGCGCAGCTTCAACAAGGCTGATTAAACAGCGGAGGCATCAACACTCGGTGTGCCCTTCAACCTCTCTCATCAGCACCACCTGTGCTCGAGTGCACGCTACCATTGGTCGACTCTTTTCACCGGGCACAGCCAACCGCGCTCCTGCCGTCTTCTTCCCTCTCCACCGCCTGCTCCACTCCCGTAATATcttcgcctttgctctcctcctctccacccagcttcaccctctcaacgtcgctaccctttctctaccaggctcaaatcgctacactaggcttccctctcgcccacttagctttacccatgctttccctctcgtcaggcttcgctctcgcaGCTGGTCTAGAAAGGGCGGACGACGGATCCCCGGGGATTTAACTCGGctttaaatagctccgctgttacaaCGATACACAACAGGAAATGTCCACGCCTGTAATCGAGTAAACTTAGTTACACCACCCGGCTGATTGAAGCCGccgaccaatggggtcccggaatagaaACTCCACCTggtctgtaggaacctctaaagaggtcccagacctctctttgtaaataaatgcttttcaccaccaccacccagtAGCACCGACGAGACCTTTAAACTCCGCGCAGCACTGCTAAAGCAAATAACGTGCGAAATGCAGGCTTACCACTCTTATTTTCCTTCCCATTATGCCGAGTGGATCCTGGTTCACAGCAATGATGGCCCTGTTCTGCAAGATCTGCTTGAATTCCGGGCGCATACGGCGCAGATCGTTAGACATGAGCAGAGGAGCGGCCATTATAGCCCAGAGCGCCATCTGGGCCCTGCTCTGGTCATAGCTCAAGCCAAAGTTGCCGATCACCAACTGAAAAAGGAAGAGAAGCCGACGAATGGATCGATAGACCACCTTCTATGGTAATGGACcatgatacatacatacattcatacatacatacatacatacatacatacatacatacatacatacatacatacatacatacatacatacatacatacatacatacatacatacatacataatacatacatacatacatacatacatacatacatacatacatacatacatacatacatacatacatacatagtgtAGTGCAAAAGAGCATGCCCTTTGGCCGCATCTACATCGCCTCGATCAGAGGAATCCGCGCTCAATAACACGTGTCTGCTCATTATTATAGCTGTAGTCATTaaaccatatttatttatttatttatttatttatttatttatttatttatttatttatttatttatttattatgcttCAGAATGCTCCCAACAAATGAAAATTCAAGTATCGGGACGATGCGAAGACCAGCGTTTAGAGGCAACGGGAGAAGGAAACGGACAGCATTCACTTCATGCTTCATGAATTAAATAACTGGAACGATGAACAAAACAAGTCATGCTCGTAAATAGAAACGATGTCGGAGAAAAAGTGGTTCCACTCTTCGTAAGCACGCGGTACGAAACTGTTATTGCAATGACAGGGTGTGCAAAATTTAGCCTCTGGTTTAAAGGCTATTTACAACAATGCAGTCAGGTGCATCTATGATTCTTTCCTTTCCGTGCACTCTAAATAAAACGAAGCGATAGCGTTTATGGAAGTTTTCATGTATAATAAATAGCTTGAAGCGCaccgaaagcgcggacaattgaGGCGGACAGAACAGCGCGGATCGTGTCCACTTCCATTTTCCAcgtcttcggtgcgcttcaaGCTAATTTTTAAACGGGAACGTCTACCAACTAGTCCGACTCGCCATCTTAATTTTAGACAGTGTGACAGTCATGGCTTTGTAGTGTAGTTTCCTTCTTTCGCACACCTTGTCTCCTTCCCCTGctcagggtagccaaccggagatttATCCTGGTTAACCTGGTTGTCTCTCCTCTACCTTTCGCTCTCTCTTGTTGTTTACGTTCCGTTGTGGGAAAGAGCCATTACAAGATGCCACTATCGGGTCAGCCGCCGCCTGCCGTCTTTGTTATCGGTGTCCCAGTAGTCTATAAATCGCAATGTTTGCACGGAAACTTAAGAACATCCATTAAGTTGAGACACTGGCCATATAGTATCATACTCACCATGTCCGGGTCGTTCCAGCGTCCCGGTGCGGCTGCTGCTGTCAGTGCATTCTGGTTCGCGGCATAGTAGTCGATGACACTCTCCACACTCTGCCAAGTATCGGCTATGTCCACGTAGTTCCTCCACAGGTTGCAGTGGTGGCCGATCAACTTGTAGTTTGgctaaaaggaagaaggaaccCGAAGACGTGAAGAAAGCTGTCAGATGGATACTGAAGCAGAGAAATGAACTGGCATATTCCGATAACTTATCATTTGAGAAGCCAGTAGTTGTTAACTTCGTCGCAATATTTTCATTATTAGAAAAGGAAATGAAGGCCACAGTTTGATTTTTTAACTTCAGGTTGAAGCTTCGGCACCTGGACGTCATTGTGACGTGAGGGTTTCCAACGAGTTCTGTCTTATTTTGGCCATATATGATGAGTAcagtttcctgaaacttgctatcTGAGATCTCTGGCTCCCGCAGAACGGAATGTAATATATTTTTACAGGAAAAGGATTACGGTATGCCGTAGCAGAGGCCGTCAATAATTATCACGTTACGGTGAGTTCTTGCAGAAACAGCAGAGTGCCGTCAACACTTGTACTATTTGTGCGTTTTCTATATGaacaagcgtcttctcacagcaaaaCTGGTGCTTGCGTTATCTAGAAAGGAAAATTTATCAGAGAATAATTGTGCttttctcttttgtgtccgtTCTATAAAGAAAGCAAGCTATGTGTGACGCTATCTGTCGTGAAAATAGTTTCACTAGGCGAGTGGTCTTTCCACCTTCCCTGTGTGGAAAACGGGCGCCCCAACCGCGTATACAGACATGTCACCTGTAATTTATAACCCGACATTCGGGTTAAGCTCCGCCCACTGAAATGTAATGCGCCTTTATGCTTTCTATGTGTCCCCACCCTCGAAAGCATAGTTCCTGAGTGAGATCGACATTGAATGAGTTATCATTAGGTTTGACGTCATTGAAATGCACGAACGCGATTCACTGTAGAATTATTTTCGTAGAATGACCTGTATAATTATTTATAGAATGAACGGCAGCATATTCGCCATTGCATCCTTGTGCTCTCAGGCACCATAGTGCTCAGTTTCAAATTAAGACTTCTAGAAGGGCAGAAGTGTGGCCTGTGAGGCATCTTCCACCGCTTGGCATCACGCTTATCTTGTGCTTTATTCCGTAAATCTGTCTATATACTAAGAGGTTCGGTTTTTTATAGTTATTCACTCAGAATGTGTCCTTTGATCAGTTGAAACTtttgcatgcaaaactgaaattttGCATGCAGAAGTTGTATGCAATTTTTAGCATAGATGCTAATATTTGTTATGACTCGCTCCGGCATAGACAGAACTTCAGAGGAAGATGAAaacttgaagtgatgaaaaagaTCGCAGCCCTGAAGAAGACGAATCGAAACGTTGCCCCccgcgtcttctcacagcaaaaCTAGTTAATGTGTTATCCTGAATGGAAAATTTCAAAACCcgccatggttgtctagtggttatgctgcgcGAGTGCTGATTCGAGGGCCGCGGGATTGAATCCAGGCCGAGGCggtggcattttcgatggaggcgaaaatactcgacacccgtgtgcttataattaggtgcacgttaaaggaaccccaagtggtcgaaatttccggagccctccactatggcatccctcataatcatatcgtagttttgggatgttaaacccctaCAGTTACCATTATTATAAAATTTTAAAGATTTTTCATCACTTCGCTAGTGCATGTAAGATCGTACATCGGCAGCGACGTTCGCCGTCGTTGACTTATGGAGCAttccag
This window of the Rhipicephalus sanguineus isolate Rsan-2018 chromosome 2, BIME_Rsan_1.4, whole genome shotgun sequence genome carries:
- the LOC119382562 gene encoding alpha-N-acetylgalactosaminidase, translated to MGGRPGAAAATGTTATQTPSWPRLMLRAALLLLLGAQPARCLENGLARTPPMGWLAWERFQCNIDCSREPENCISERLFKEMADALVYEGYRDVGYEYVNIDDCWMNKERDVVGRLQANLTRFPNGIKHLADFMHARRLKLGIYGNVGTKTCAGYAGSLGNLYTDAQTFADWEVDMVKMDGCYANIQDYPRLYTDFGDAINRTGRPMVYSCSWPAYEVSYGASPNYKLIGHHCNLWRNYVDIADTWQSVESVIDYYAANQNALTAAAAPGRWNDPDMLVIGNFGLSYDQSRAQMALWAIMAAPLLMSNDLRRMRPEFKQILQNRAIIAVNQDPLGIMGRKIRVEDGVETWIRPVTPVVGVSGYSYAVVFFNRNIMGTTREHITQLRTLGLFHPLGYRVTDLFENRFSGVYFPDDYLAVRVNPAGGVTMVKAEAVAPAPPVRRPFSTPLPRFPQRQELPVAGIAMTGRSVPLPVIPTLPPQTNANGIGVPFDYIVGAEALRRRLRVHAVRSTGSPRSL